One genomic segment of Chitinophaga sancti includes these proteins:
- a CDS encoding SusC/RagA family TonB-linked outer membrane protein, with protein MKFLFFSCACMAGLLFSTCLQAQNVTLHLHQTTLPKVINEVSRQTGYTFVYDPHEMDKKIFDIDINDTPLYGVLQYCQKFIPIQYKIIDKNVVIKLTTPPPGQKFTFSALITDEDDQPIPEVFVYIPRLQKFLMADKQGNITIPDMEAGDSIQLNYMGYDQLIAVISQPEMKFKMSTADNALDEVVVLAYGQTVNKRLNTGASVKITAKDIEKTATMDPLQALAGRVPGLVVTPSSGLAGAYSSINIRGVNSMGLTNNGTYSVTAPLFIVDGIPFNNNTLSNISTATYSESPFKSIDPSSIESIQVLKDADATAIYGARGANGVILITTKKNTGSGLQFSLDASTTVQRIPKHVPMLDITQYRAMRRQGFANDGVDIDSTNAPDLVLWDSTINHDWQKEYFNKAALMHNVQFSVSAGGNYNSFRLAAGYGSQSTIYNSRSGLRKGNFSFSGSHTSKDGKLQSNVVLGYSTDHNDVIPMSLTSFISLPPNFSLYNADGSLNWSLANTVANPIAAQLSTFYNQTRSFTSSVNASYLLGKGWEAKITAGYNHMQLNEFGKNPLAAQPPGNGALANAQKGNNVTYTLNIEPQLTYNFTSGKNHVDVLLGGTYMRTLHESKSQYATGFTKDDELTDFSKAQAVNYYYAEGTYKFLSGFTRVSYNYDEKYVLNLTGRRDGSSRFGPGRKYGNFGSVGAAWNFSSEHFFQWMKPAISFAKLRASYGITGSDAIGDYQYFVNYVLSQTPYENVQGYHANNLFNDKYQWETTRKIDIGLELGAWKDRIMLTVDYFRNRSGNQLVAYTLPSFVGNDNVAANLNALIENSGVEMTFQIDPVKKKNFSWTSSFNISFARNKLVAFPGLENSPYRSQFFLNKSISPILGYKNAVVNPADGTVTVDDVNKDGVISPDYDYTYLGSSLPHYTGGIDNRFTYKNFTLDVFLSFKNQDYSQFYEFKPGSIYNQPAIVYGNVWEQPGDVKKFPKASAAGNNDGSFYYYNNSLAAYYARSFLRVSSVSANYQLPEKWFKKIHITRLNIYALVNNLWTFTSNPGFDPETGMKMPNLRAFTLGIRSAF; from the coding sequence ATGAAATTTCTATTCTTCTCCTGTGCCTGCATGGCAGGCCTGCTATTCAGTACATGCCTCCAGGCACAGAACGTGACGCTACATTTACATCAGACTACGCTGCCTAAAGTAATTAATGAGGTTTCCAGGCAAACCGGTTATACGTTTGTCTATGATCCACACGAAATGGATAAGAAAATTTTCGACATAGATATTAACGATACACCCTTGTACGGCGTTCTCCAGTATTGTCAAAAGTTTATTCCTATTCAATACAAAATCATAGACAAAAATGTGGTGATAAAACTTACGACTCCTCCACCGGGGCAAAAGTTTACCTTCTCCGCACTTATTACCGACGAGGATGATCAACCCATACCAGAAGTATTTGTTTATATACCCCGACTGCAGAAGTTTTTAATGGCTGACAAACAGGGGAATATTACGATACCTGATATGGAAGCCGGTGACTCCATACAATTGAACTATATGGGATACGATCAGTTGATCGCCGTTATCAGTCAGCCTGAAATGAAGTTTAAAATGTCTACTGCCGATAATGCACTGGACGAAGTAGTCGTTCTTGCTTACGGCCAAACAGTTAACAAACGGCTGAATACGGGTGCCAGCGTTAAAATTACCGCAAAAGACATTGAAAAAACGGCTACCATGGACCCACTACAGGCACTTGCTGGCCGGGTACCCGGATTAGTAGTGACTCCCAGTAGCGGGCTGGCAGGTGCTTATTCCAGTATCAACATCCGTGGTGTGAATTCGATGGGACTTACCAATAATGGGACTTACAGCGTGACTGCTCCATTATTTATTGTTGACGGCATTCCGTTTAATAACAATACCCTTTCCAACATTTCCACTGCCACCTATAGTGAAAGCCCTTTTAAATCTATTGATCCCTCTTCAATCGAAAGCATACAGGTTTTAAAGGATGCAGATGCCACTGCTATATATGGCGCAAGAGGAGCCAATGGCGTCATTCTGATTACCACTAAAAAAAATACCGGAAGCGGTCTGCAATTTTCGCTGGATGCTTCCACTACCGTGCAGAGAATACCCAAACATGTACCCATGCTTGACATTACACAATACAGGGCGATGCGCAGACAAGGCTTTGCCAATGATGGCGTGGATATAGACAGTACAAATGCTCCCGACCTGGTACTGTGGGATTCTACCATCAATCATGACTGGCAAAAAGAATATTTTAACAAAGCAGCCCTTATGCATAATGTTCAGTTTTCTGTAAGTGCTGGCGGTAACTACAACAGTTTCCGGCTGGCTGCAGGGTATGGCTCACAATCTACCATCTATAATAGCCGTTCAGGGCTTCGCAAAGGGAATTTTTCTTTCTCCGGAAGTCATACCTCAAAAGATGGAAAACTGCAGTCCAATGTGGTTCTTGGCTACTCAACGGACCACAACGATGTAATTCCCATGTCACTAACCAGCTTCATCTCATTACCTCCCAATTTCAGTCTATACAATGCTGATGGTAGCCTTAACTGGTCGTTGGCTAATACTGTCGCAAACCCCATCGCCGCTCAACTAAGTACCTTTTACAATCAAACCCGGTCATTCACCAGCAGCGTCAATGCCAGCTACCTGCTTGGTAAAGGTTGGGAAGCTAAGATAACTGCCGGCTATAATCACATGCAGCTAAATGAATTTGGGAAAAACCCACTGGCAGCACAACCTCCCGGCAACGGTGCACTGGCGAATGCACAAAAAGGGAATAACGTAACCTACACGCTCAATATTGAACCTCAGTTAACATATAACTTCACCAGCGGCAAAAACCATGTGGATGTTTTACTGGGAGGAACTTACATGAGAACCCTTCACGAATCGAAGTCACAATATGCAACCGGGTTCACAAAGGATGATGAGCTGACCGATTTTTCAAAAGCCCAGGCAGTCAACTATTACTACGCAGAAGGCACCTATAAATTCCTGAGCGGTTTTACACGCGTCTCCTATAACTATGACGAGAAATATGTCCTGAACCTCACCGGGCGCAGAGATGGTTCATCCCGCTTTGGACCAGGTAGAAAGTATGGCAACTTCGGTTCCGTCGGCGCTGCCTGGAACTTCTCATCAGAACATTTCTTTCAATGGATGAAACCAGCGATCAGTTTTGCAAAACTGAGAGCCAGCTACGGTATAACCGGTAGTGATGCAATTGGCGATTATCAATATTTTGTCAATTACGTCCTTTCACAAACACCCTACGAAAATGTTCAGGGTTATCATGCTAATAATCTCTTCAATGATAAATACCAGTGGGAGACCACCCGTAAAATTGATATAGGATTAGAGCTGGGTGCCTGGAAAGATAGAATCATGCTGACAGTAGATTACTTCCGCAATAGGTCAGGTAATCAACTGGTAGCATATACACTCCCTTCATTTGTCGGCAACGACAATGTGGCTGCCAATTTAAATGCCCTTATTGAAAATTCAGGTGTTGAAATGACCTTCCAGATAGATCCAGTAAAGAAGAAAAATTTTAGCTGGACCAGTAGTTTCAATATATCTTTTGCACGGAATAAACTCGTTGCTTTCCCAGGGCTTGAAAACTCACCTTATCGTTCACAGTTTTTTCTCAATAAATCTATCTCACCCATCCTCGGTTACAAGAATGCCGTCGTAAATCCTGCAGATGGGACGGTAACTGTAGACGATGTCAATAAAGATGGCGTTATTTCACCTGATTATGATTATACCTATCTGGGGTCCTCCCTACCCCATTATACAGGAGGAATAGATAACAGGTTTACTTACAAAAACTTTACACTGGACGTTTTTCTAAGCTTTAAAAACCAGGATTATTCACAGTTTTATGAATTCAAACCCGGCTCCATCTACAACCAGCCTGCGATCGTATACGGCAATGTATGGGAGCAACCGGGAGATGTAAAAAAATTCCCGAAAGCATCTGCAGCGGGGAACAATGACGGTAGCTTCTACTATTATAACAACTCCCTTGCGGCCTACTACGCTCGCAGTTTCCTGCGCGTATCAAGCGTTTCGGCCAACTACCAGCTGCCCGAAAAATGGTTCAAAAAAATACACATTACCCGGTTAAATATTTATGCATTAGTGAACAACCTCTGGACATTTACATCCAACCCCGGCTTCGACCCGGAAACAGGTATGAAAATGCCGAATTTAAGAGCATTCACTTTAGGTATCAGGTCTGCATTTTAA
- a CDS encoding FecR family protein, producing the protein MEKSTKNLLDAFIHGNLSKEEWDQLLQDIRDNRETFSALDEWWPHAGADVPDSRKEMLFNQLMHTLQEPVTSRRKRPLRNRRIRQAMLLGLPLVLLVVLIFSYHRKQSDLPHIALQANDMLPGKANVVLTLSDGREVKLSENQHLQLTDGNNSIIASPDGTLRYAPNSTGYAPNTPALHTLQTKAGNKYRIILADGTIVWLNNASSLRYPVQFTSKTREVLLTGEAYFEIATDARHPFIVKTGHQNVEVLGTHFNINAYHSEDSIVTTLLEGKIRVYDSRKPTEALVVHPSQQTVFQDQRISVTAVPADTSLAVGWKNGLFSFDNTPVKDALEEIARWYKADIRFEGSIPDKRISGQIHRNIRLSQLRELLRYDGIDFYIEDQTIVVPAQ; encoded by the coding sequence ATGGAAAAATCAACCAAAAATCTATTGGATGCCTTTATTCACGGTAACCTGTCAAAAGAAGAATGGGATCAGCTATTGCAGGATATCCGGGATAACCGCGAAACATTTTCTGCCCTGGATGAATGGTGGCCGCATGCTGGTGCCGATGTGCCAGATAGCCGGAAGGAAATGTTATTTAATCAATTGATGCATACCTTGCAGGAGCCTGTGACCTCCCGTCGCAAAAGACCTTTGCGCAACCGGCGTATCCGTCAGGCTATGCTATTAGGGCTGCCACTTGTATTACTCGTTGTACTCATATTCAGCTATCATCGTAAGCAATCAGATCTACCCCATATTGCCTTGCAGGCAAATGACATGCTGCCCGGTAAGGCGAATGTAGTCCTCACCCTCTCTGATGGCAGGGAAGTAAAGCTTTCGGAAAACCAGCATCTCCAACTGACTGATGGCAATAACTCAATTATTGCTTCGCCGGATGGTACGCTCCGTTATGCTCCCAACTCTACAGGCTACGCTCCCAATACCCCGGCCTTGCATACGCTGCAAACAAAGGCTGGTAACAAATACCGTATCATACTCGCAGATGGCACAATCGTGTGGCTGAATAATGCTTCTTCCCTCCGTTATCCTGTACAGTTCACCAGCAAAACACGTGAGGTGTTGTTAACAGGAGAAGCTTATTTTGAGATTGCTACAGATGCCAGGCATCCGTTTATAGTGAAAACAGGGCATCAAAATGTCGAAGTACTGGGCACGCATTTTAATATCAATGCCTACCATAGCGAGGATAGTATCGTTACTACCTTACTCGAAGGCAAAATCAGGGTGTACGATTCGCGTAAACCTACGGAGGCACTGGTAGTACATCCCAGCCAACAGACAGTATTCCAGGATCAGCGTATCAGCGTTACAGCCGTGCCAGCAGATACCTCACTGGCTGTAGGATGGAAAAATGGCCTTTTCAGCTTTGATAACACGCCAGTGAAAGATGCTCTGGAAGAAATAGCCCGTTGGTACAAGGCTGATATCCGTTTCGAAGGATCTATTCCTGATAAACGCATCAGTGGACAAATACATCGCAACATCAGATTATCGCAGTTACGTGAATTACTTCGTTACGACGGAATTGATTTTTATATAGAAGATCAGACCATCGTTGTACCTGCACAATAA
- a CDS encoding RNA polymerase sigma-70 factor — protein MDAAIDKDLLLLIAQGNEEAFRRLFNAYLPKLTGYLNPIIKFPAVAEEVAMDVLTKIWLARDMLPQVQNIDAFFFRIARNKAIDYLRSVANKPEIQDETWIHSQELTESEMADYQLCQREFNTALMNAINMLSPQRKKIFLLSREAGMTHEQISKLTGLSKATINNHLTDAQKFLRNHLLLQVDIITLLIFLHKIH, from the coding sequence TTGGATGCTGCAATAGACAAAGACTTATTATTGTTGATAGCACAGGGAAATGAAGAAGCCTTCAGGCGGCTATTTAATGCTTATTTGCCAAAACTAACAGGTTATCTGAATCCTATTATCAAATTCCCGGCCGTTGCGGAAGAAGTGGCCATGGACGTATTGACCAAAATCTGGTTAGCACGCGACATGCTGCCCCAGGTACAGAATATCGACGCCTTTTTCTTCAGGATAGCCCGGAATAAAGCGATCGACTATCTACGCTCCGTAGCCAATAAACCTGAAATACAGGATGAAACCTGGATACACTCACAGGAACTCACCGAGTCTGAAATGGCAGATTATCAACTGTGCCAGCGTGAATTCAATACCGCTTTAATGAATGCCATCAACATGCTGTCTCCTCAGCGCAAAAAAATATTTCTACTGAGCAGAGAAGCCGGCATGACCCATGAACAAATCAGTAAACTGACCGGCCTATCCAAAGCCACTATTAACAATCACCTGACTGACGCACAAAAATTCCTCCGCAACCATCTGTTACTACAGGTGGATATTATCACCCTCCTGATCTTTTTACATAAAATCCATTAA
- a CDS encoding carbonic anhydrase: MTKYDEIFENNRRWIASKTATDKEFFEKMANEQKPDYLYIGCSDSRVPTNEIMGLDAGEVFVHRNVANLVNNVDLNVMAVINYAVRHLQVKHIIVCGHYNCGGVKAAMQSADLGLLNPWLRNIRDVYRLHKEELNDIEDEHARYNRLVELNVQEQCVNVIKTAAVQQSYLQNKFPTVHGWVYDLKNGELIDLKIDFEKVLHEIQEIYDLTGTGLMKK, encoded by the coding sequence ATGACTAAATACGACGAGATCTTCGAGAACAACAGACGTTGGATAGCCTCTAAAACTGCTACCGACAAGGAATTTTTTGAAAAAATGGCAAACGAGCAGAAACCAGACTACCTCTACATAGGCTGTAGCGATAGCCGGGTCCCCACCAATGAGATCATGGGGCTGGATGCCGGTGAAGTCTTCGTTCACAGAAATGTAGCCAATCTGGTCAATAACGTTGACCTGAACGTAATGGCAGTCATCAATTACGCCGTTCGCCACCTGCAGGTAAAACACATCATCGTATGTGGCCACTACAACTGCGGAGGTGTAAAAGCAGCGATGCAATCTGCCGACCTCGGTCTGCTCAATCCATGGCTCCGCAATATCCGCGACGTATACCGCCTGCACAAAGAGGAGCTGAACGACATCGAAGACGAACATGCACGCTACAATCGCCTGGTAGAACTAAATGTACAGGAGCAATGTGTGAATGTTATCAAAACTGCCGCCGTACAGCAATCCTACCTACAGAATAAGTTCCCTACCGTACATGGCTGGGTGTATGACCTGAAAAACGGGGAACTGATAGATCTGAAGATCGATTTCGAAAAAGTCCTGCATGAAATTCAGGAAATCTATGATCTGACTGGTACAGGATTGATGAAAAAATAA
- the murI gene encoding glutamate racemase: MTTGPIGVFDSGYGGLTVLKEIIASLPQYDYIYLGDNARAPYGNRGFETIHTYTLECVQQLFDMGCPLVVLACNTASAKALRTIQQKDLPNIAPDRRVLGVIRPTTEMVGTLTQTGEVGILATKGTVSSESYPIEIKKFFPHVKVHQLACPMWVPLIENGEADSEGADYFVKKYLDEILTSAPNIDTLVLACTHYPILTKKIRQFLPGGITLLSQGKIVSHSLKDYLQRHPEMETRLSKNGNRRFFTTDDPVIFEKLTNIFFGETVKTEFLG, from the coding sequence ATGACAACTGGCCCAATTGGCGTATTCGACTCCGGCTATGGAGGACTCACGGTGCTCAAAGAGATCATCGCTTCACTGCCACAATACGATTATATCTACCTGGGCGACAACGCCCGTGCCCCCTATGGCAACAGGGGATTTGAAACCATTCATACCTACACACTGGAATGTGTACAGCAGCTTTTTGACATGGGCTGTCCTTTGGTAGTGCTGGCTTGTAATACGGCCTCTGCCAAAGCACTCCGCACCATTCAGCAAAAAGACCTGCCGAACATTGCACCGGACCGCAGGGTGTTAGGGGTGATCAGGCCGACTACCGAAATGGTAGGTACACTCACCCAGACTGGCGAAGTAGGGATATTGGCGACAAAAGGCACGGTGAGCTCGGAATCGTATCCTATCGAGATCAAAAAGTTCTTTCCACATGTGAAAGTACATCAGTTGGCTTGTCCGATGTGGGTGCCTTTGATTGAAAATGGAGAGGCTGATAGTGAAGGGGCTGATTATTTTGTAAAGAAATACCTGGATGAAATCCTGACGAGTGCCCCCAATATCGATACGCTGGTATTAGCCTGCACACATTATCCGATCCTTACCAAAAAGATCAGACAGTTTTTACCAGGTGGTATTACTTTATTGTCTCAGGGAAAGATCGTATCTCATAGCCTGAAGGATTATCTGCAAAGGCATCCTGAAATGGAGACAAGATTAAGTAAAAATGGTAACCGCAGATTCTTTACTACAGATGATCCGGTTATCTTTGAAAAGCTGACAAATATCTTTTTCGGGGAAACGGTAAAAACCGAGTTCCTGGGATGA
- a CDS encoding response regulator, translated as MQENTKQVYVVDDDEIFHFILKKMLEQQADNLEITSFLCAEDALAQLQDQPKYMLPSLIILDMNMQRMNGWDFIEAFKTIIPTLNQHIPIIMCSSSMDMRDMQKVQRTPELMAYITKPLDPMKMKVITDVLA; from the coding sequence ATGCAGGAAAACACGAAGCAGGTGTACGTCGTAGACGATGATGAGATCTTTCATTTCATCCTGAAAAAGATGTTGGAACAACAAGCCGACAATCTGGAAATCACCAGCTTCCTCTGCGCAGAAGATGCGCTGGCTCAGTTACAAGACCAGCCAAAATACATGCTGCCTTCCTTAATCATCCTGGACATGAACATGCAACGTATGAATGGATGGGACTTCATTGAAGCCTTTAAAACGATTATACCGACCCTCAATCAACATATTCCCATCATCATGTGCTCTTCATCTATGGACATGCGGGATATGCAAAAAGTACAACGCACACCTGAGCTAATGGCCTACATTACCAAGCCCTTAGACCCGATGAAGATGAAAGTGATCACCGATGTACTTGCCTGA
- a CDS encoding RagB/SusD family nutrient uptake outer membrane protein, whose product MKNNRIHHILLSFLPLLVVSWIITSCNKALEVTPKYILNEEKAFSNDSLAALQLAGIYGEFANSGTLSYGIHLDLSYISDDMEPLSYQAVSGSAGYVLYNYQLRPIDAPTNDYWTNFYRYIYYANSIIAGVDASTGMSASYKKQCKGEALAWRAFFYYYLAAFYGPLPYVTDGNYAVTSHYTRTGTDSILTYCMTDLKLADSLVSEDYPTTGRFHFNRAAVNALMARVALAKGDYQEAINAASIVLNDNRYALASLNDMFNASSSETIMQLWNQYNFSSVGQASNDPGTTYGVTHDSNGSLYSAFDENDARRDRFIKQEDDGTGTLIFVNNKYLNNGYDDGGPAEYLVMFKLDEVLLNRAEAYARLQQNEQALDDANLLCQRAGIDNLPSSLNGQDLTDAIIEERRKELCFEWADRWISLKRNNSINTVLGSFKPGIWNEKYTLFPIPLSDIKNSSLMQNTGY is encoded by the coding sequence ATGAAAAATAATCGCATTCATCATATTCTTTTGTCTTTTCTTCCATTGTTAGTCGTGTCATGGATTATCACCTCATGCAACAAAGCACTGGAGGTAACACCCAAATATATTCTCAATGAAGAGAAAGCATTTTCAAACGACTCGCTGGCAGCATTACAGCTGGCAGGAATTTACGGTGAGTTTGCAAATAGCGGCACCCTCTCTTATGGTATACACCTGGATCTATCTTACATCAGTGATGATATGGAACCTTTGAGCTACCAGGCAGTTTCCGGTTCCGCTGGTTACGTGCTTTACAACTATCAGCTTCGTCCCATAGACGCACCGACCAACGATTACTGGACTAACTTCTACAGGTATATTTATTACGCGAACAGTATTATAGCGGGTGTAGATGCCTCTACCGGAATGTCTGCCAGCTATAAAAAACAATGTAAAGGAGAAGCACTGGCATGGCGCGCTTTCTTCTATTATTACCTCGCGGCTTTCTATGGTCCATTGCCTTACGTTACTGATGGGAATTATGCCGTCACCAGTCATTATACAAGAACAGGCACCGATAGCATCCTTACTTATTGTATGACAGACCTGAAACTGGCAGATTCTCTGGTATCTGAAGATTACCCAACAACAGGACGCTTCCATTTTAACCGCGCCGCCGTAAATGCCCTTATGGCAAGGGTAGCACTCGCAAAAGGAGATTATCAGGAAGCGATCAATGCCGCCAGCATAGTCCTCAACGACAACAGGTATGCCCTGGCTTCACTGAATGATATGTTCAATGCATCCAGTAGCGAAACGATTATGCAGTTATGGAACCAATATAATTTTTCATCCGTTGGACAGGCAAGCAATGACCCAGGCACAACCTATGGCGTTACACATGATAGTAACGGCAGTCTGTATAGCGCCTTTGATGAAAACGATGCCCGCAGGGACCGTTTTATTAAGCAGGAAGATGATGGAACAGGCACGCTTATTTTTGTCAACAATAAGTACCTGAATAACGGTTATGACGATGGCGGCCCAGCAGAATATCTGGTGATGTTTAAACTGGATGAAGTGCTGCTCAACAGGGCAGAAGCCTATGCACGTCTGCAACAAAATGAACAAGCCCTGGACGATGCGAACCTGCTTTGTCAGAGAGCCGGCATTGACAACCTGCCCTCCTCTCTCAATGGGCAGGATCTTACCGATGCTATCATTGAAGAAAGACGTAAAGAACTCTGCTTTGAATGGGCAGACAGATGGATCAGCCTGAAACGGAATAATAGTATCAATACTGTACTGGGAAGTTTTAAACCTGGTATATGGAACGAGAAATATACACTGTTTCCTATTCCCCTTAGCGACATAAAAAATTCATCATTAATGCAAAACACAGGCTACTAA
- a CDS encoding ABC-F family ATP-binding cassette domain-containing protein produces MISVKNVSLSFGKRVLFDEVNLNFTKGNCYGVIGANGAGKSTFLKILSGEIDPTKGTVEITPGERMSVLKQNHFEFDEVTVLNTVLMGNKKLWEIAHERDTIYAKEDFTEEDGMRAGELEAEYGEMGGYTAESDAGTLLGDLGVNADLHAVLMKDLSGSLKVRVLLAQALFGNPDILLLDEPTNHLDVETIGWLENFLADYENIVIVVSHDRHFLDAVCTHVADVDRAKIQIFSGNYTFWYESSQLMARQIADKNKKMEDKRKDLMDFIARFSANASKSKQATSRKKALEKLVIEDIQPSNRKYPGIIFKQQREVGNQILNVEKLEKSIEGNKLFGDVTFTVNKGDKIAFLSKDHVALSTFFEIINGEDKADGGKFEWGTTVTTAYLPNDNAQFFTDNNINLMDWLRQFVPPHVTDVDEPFLRGFLGKMLFSGDEIMKKTSVLSGGEKVRCMTSRMMLQDPNVVILDEPTNHLDLESIQSFNESMINFKGIVLFTTHDHTFMQSVANRIIEITPKGVIDRLMSFDEYLADERVKAMREEMYGGKVQLA; encoded by the coding sequence ATGATCAGTGTTAAAAACGTATCGCTTTCTTTTGGAAAAAGAGTGTTGTTTGATGAAGTTAACCTCAACTTTACCAAAGGCAACTGTTATGGTGTAATCGGTGCAAATGGCGCCGGTAAGTCTACTTTCCTGAAAATACTTTCAGGCGAGATCGATCCCACCAAAGGAACAGTGGAAATCACCCCTGGTGAACGCATGTCCGTACTGAAACAGAACCACTTTGAGTTTGACGAGGTGACTGTGTTGAATACCGTCTTAATGGGTAACAAGAAACTCTGGGAGATCGCTCATGAGAGAGATACGATCTATGCCAAGGAAGACTTTACCGAAGAGGATGGTATGCGTGCAGGTGAGCTGGAAGCGGAATACGGTGAAATGGGTGGTTATACTGCGGAGAGTGATGCAGGTACCCTGCTGGGCGATCTGGGTGTAAATGCAGATCTGCATGCTGTACTGATGAAGGACCTGAGTGGTAGCTTAAAAGTACGTGTACTGCTGGCACAGGCACTGTTTGGTAATCCTGACATCCTGCTGCTGGATGAGCCTACCAACCACCTTGATGTGGAAACCATCGGTTGGTTGGAGAACTTCCTGGCTGATTATGAAAACATCGTGATCGTGGTATCCCATGACCGTCACTTCCTGGATGCGGTATGTACCCACGTGGCGGACGTAGACCGCGCCAAGATTCAGATCTTCTCCGGTAACTATACCTTCTGGTACGAGTCTTCCCAGTTGATGGCCCGCCAGATTGCCGATAAGAACAAGAAAATGGAAGATAAGCGTAAAGACCTGATGGACTTCATTGCCCGATTCAGTGCGAACGCTTCCAAAAGTAAACAGGCGACCTCCCGTAAGAAAGCCCTGGAAAAACTGGTTATCGAAGACATTCAGCCTTCTAACCGTAAGTACCCGGGTATCATCTTCAAGCAACAGCGTGAGGTAGGTAACCAGATCCTGAATGTAGAGAAACTCGAAAAATCTATTGAAGGCAACAAACTGTTCGGCGATGTTACCTTTACTGTGAACAAGGGCGATAAGATCGCTTTCCTTTCCAAGGATCACGTAGCGCTGAGTACATTCTTCGAAATCATCAATGGTGAAGATAAGGCTGATGGTGGTAAATTTGAGTGGGGTACAACTGTAACCACTGCCTACCTGCCAAATGACAACGCCCAGTTCTTTACTGATAACAATATTAATCTGATGGACTGGCTGCGTCAGTTCGTGCCTCCGCATGTAACAGATGTGGATGAGCCGTTCCTGCGTGGTTTCCTGGGTAAGATGCTATTCAGTGGTGATGAGATCATGAAGAAGACCAGTGTACTGAGTGGTGGTGAAAAAGTACGTTGTATGACCAGCCGCATGATGCTGCAGGATCCAAACGTAGTCATACTGGATGAGCCTACCAACCACCTGGACCTGGAAAGTATCCAGTCATTCAACGAAAGCATGATCAACTTTAAAGGTATCGTGTTGTTTACAACCCATGACCATACGTTCATGCAGTCCGTAGCAAACCGTATCATCGAAATTACGCCGAAGGGTGTGATTGACAGGCTGATGAGCTTTGATGAATACCTGGCTGACGAAAGAGTGAAGGCGATGAGAGAAGAAATGTATGGTGGTAAAGTACAATTAGCTTAA